The proteins below come from a single Chryseobacterium capnotolerans genomic window:
- a CDS encoding transcriptional regulator — MQKELNNAKTKATENPKQGINELDNVISKAEKTHNIYYKMLAYCDKTFFYTDLNDFKNVLKSADSTIILAQKLSAYEKEIEATVKKSWALMHLGLINEAEAQLKNSYPLLSKLNTNSDYHLAIIGNYWNTYHEFYNVQAKDADAIKKGLKALEYYSKIKDREDRNRRLIQSYTSLGSSYLFEKKADSALHYFQTANNLFSYNKYKDKKALAIIYSGSGMAYNMRREYQKALPFLLQGLKISKDNYPDIYTETLNQLNINFKANNNNTADNPYYKEFLRIKNENEKKNKLTSEEIQEIKDNNNSNLPTIKIIQLFIISFIIILSLIIYIGINQYNKQKEQSKNIVDEKSSHDFNEIIKLAKTNDSAFITRFQEIYPDFYGTLTKQYPLLTPTHIKILSYSYLNYTTKDIAVFMSVSVRTVQTHKYRIRKIININSEQDIIEWTKQI; from the coding sequence TTGCAAAAAGAACTAAATAACGCAAAAACTAAAGCAACAGAGAACCCTAAACAGGGTATTAATGAGCTTGACAACGTAATATCTAAGGCAGAGAAGACCCATAATATATATTATAAAATGCTGGCCTACTGTGATAAAACTTTTTTTTACACAGATCTTAATGACTTTAAAAATGTCTTAAAATCAGCAGATAGCACCATAATATTAGCTCAAAAACTAAGTGCTTATGAAAAAGAAATTGAAGCTACAGTAAAAAAGTCATGGGCTTTGATGCATCTTGGTTTAATCAATGAAGCCGAAGCACAGCTTAAAAATTCTTATCCTCTTCTATCGAAACTCAATACAAATAGTGACTACCATTTAGCAATCATTGGAAACTACTGGAATACCTATCATGAATTCTATAATGTTCAGGCTAAGGATGCTGATGCTATAAAAAAAGGACTTAAAGCACTGGAATACTATTCTAAAATAAAAGACAGAGAGGATAGAAACAGACGCTTAATTCAATCTTATACCAGCCTAGGGTCAAGCTATCTGTTTGAAAAAAAAGCAGACTCCGCATTACATTATTTTCAGACCGCAAATAATTTATTTTCTTATAATAAATATAAGGATAAGAAAGCATTAGCCATTATCTATTCCGGATCGGGTATGGCCTACAATATGCGAAGGGAATACCAAAAGGCTTTACCATTTCTCCTGCAAGGACTAAAAATCAGTAAGGATAATTATCCTGATATCTATACAGAAACATTGAACCAGCTTAACATCAATTTTAAAGCTAACAATAACAATACTGCTGATAATCCTTACTATAAAGAATTTCTGCGTATAAAAAATGAAAACGAAAAGAAAAATAAACTTACATCAGAAGAGATTCAGGAGATAAAAGACAATAATAACTCAAATCTGCCAACTATTAAAATTATACAGCTTTTTATCATAAGTTTTATCATTATACTGAGCCTTATTATTTACATTGGAATTAATCAATACAATAAACAGAAAGAGCAAAGTAAAAATATCGTTGATGAAAAGTCTTCCCATGACTTTAATGAGATCATTAAGCTAGCTAAAACGAATGATTCAGCATTTATAACAAGATTTCAAGAAATTTATCCTGATTTTTATGGGACATTAACCAAACAATACCCTCTATTAACACCAACTCATATAAAAATATTGTCATATTCTTATCTTAATTATACTACAAAAGATATCGCTGTTTTTATGAGCGTAAGTGTAAGAACAGTGCAAACCCATAAATATAGAATTAGAAAGATCATCAATATTAATTCTGAACAGGATATCATTGAATGGACAAAACAAATATGA
- a CDS encoding AraC family transcriptional regulator, whose product MPDITTISFFKILPRFQQYGKKERINFFIFIVVTKGKGKHYVDFKEYLLEEGSILFIAPGQIHQYEKEPQYEGQMLIFNQQFFSRQIEEFKLYQPSELNVSQDMLLIPDKVTFNQILTILAILNSEITSPFNFLKEKAIQKLIGIFLLYTQRKNKDEDNGNVYNNSSTPNLSQYLIFKQLLEKHFKQERSVAFYAANMAMTSKTLNRIIKYNIQKTAKEAIDERVIIEIKRLLLFEKMSIKQIAYELNFIEPSNLIKYFKKHTGQTPSSFKN is encoded by the coding sequence TTGCCAGATATTACAACTATCTCATTTTTTAAAATACTTCCTCGGTTCCAGCAATATGGAAAAAAGGAAAGAATAAATTTTTTTATTTTCATTGTAGTCACCAAAGGTAAAGGAAAGCATTATGTAGATTTTAAGGAATATTTACTTGAGGAGGGAAGTATTTTATTCATTGCTCCCGGCCAGATTCATCAATATGAAAAAGAGCCGCAATATGAAGGGCAGATGTTGATATTTAATCAACAATTTTTTAGTAGGCAAATAGAAGAATTTAAATTATATCAACCTTCTGAATTGAATGTATCTCAGGATATGTTATTAATCCCAGATAAAGTTACTTTTAATCAAATATTAACAATACTAGCAATATTAAATTCTGAAATCACCTCTCCCTTTAATTTTTTAAAAGAGAAAGCCATTCAAAAACTAATCGGTATATTTTTGCTATATACACAACGCAAAAATAAAGATGAAGATAACGGCAATGTTTACAACAATAGTTCAACACCCAATCTCTCACAATATTTAATATTTAAACAGTTATTGGAAAAACATTTTAAACAAGAACGAAGCGTAGCTTTTTATGCAGCCAATATGGCTATGACAAGCAAAACATTGAACAGAATTATTAAATATAATATTCAAAAAACAGCAAAGGAAGCTATAGATGAAAGAGTCATTATTGAAATAAAGCGACTTTTGCTATTTGAAAAAATGAGTATAAAACAGATCGCCTATGAATTGAATTTCATTGAACCATCAAATTTAATTAAGTACTTTAAAAAACATACCGGTCAGACTCCATCTTCTTTTAAAAATTAA
- a CDS encoding DoxX family protein — protein MKKIISNFEKNSANIYIICRILMGLFFFIAGFNKLFHPIFQGYMLNTISNIGFPFPQFTANFTAFCECIFGLFLMLGFWTRISSVFLIIIILVALFTHDLNSIPKELNPIKPETGMYEMDSFTWLSYFLYLPQTLYLMFLTLFLFQGCTGFGIDTLRKKIHDK, from the coding sequence ATGAAAAAAATAATATCAAACTTCGAAAAAAACAGTGCCAATATTTATATCATATGCAGGATTTTAATGGGCCTGTTCTTCTTTATTGCAGGATTTAATAAGCTGTTTCATCCTATTTTCCAGGGGTATATGTTGAATACGATCAGCAATATAGGATTTCCTTTCCCGCAGTTTACTGCCAATTTCACAGCTTTTTGTGAATGTATATTCGGTCTATTTTTAATGCTGGGTTTTTGGACACGAATAAGTTCCGTGTTTTTAATCATTATTATATTGGTGGCCTTATTCACGCATGATCTGAATTCAATTCCTAAAGAGCTGAATCCTATTAAACCAGAAACAGGAATGTATGAAATGGACTCTTTTACATGGCTGAGTTACTTCCTTTATCTGCCTCAGACATTATACCTGATGTTTTTAACCTTGTTTCTGTTTCAGGGATGCACAGGATTTGGAATTGATACATTAAGGAAGAAAATTCATGACAAATAA
- a CDS encoding DUF6438 domain-containing protein produces the protein MKYFVSFIFLLFAIVCNSQKKTNSNNSVEKIIITKNDCMTGDCPTYTIIIHKNGKVELNARRNIPKNMNGDYTSTLGYLDWEVITHMDFTALKKTYGNIQYVDFPSTDLEIYFSKGKPKKVHDHDNQGTPELIKLYEHIDLLFIKLRWKKVKRQIQY, from the coding sequence ATGAAATATTTCGTTTCATTTATTTTTCTTTTATTCGCTATTGTCTGCAACAGTCAGAAAAAAACAAATTCCAATAATTCCGTAGAAAAAATCATCATTACAAAGAATGACTGCATGACTGGGGACTGCCCTACGTATACGATCATAATTCATAAAAATGGTAAAGTTGAGCTGAATGCCCGAAGAAATATACCCAAGAACATGAATGGCGATTATACCTCAACGTTAGGTTACCTGGACTGGGAAGTGATCACTCACATGGATTTTACTGCGTTAAAGAAGACTTATGGAAACATTCAGTATGTTGACTTTCCCTCCACCGATCTTGAAATTTATTTTTCTAAAGGAAAACCTAAAAAAGTACACGATCATGATAATCAAGGGACTCCTGAACTGATAAAACTATATGAACATATAGATCTTCTCTTCATTAAACTGCGCTGGAAA